The Saccharothrix variisporea genome has a segment encoding these proteins:
- a CDS encoding MarR family winged helix-turn-helix transcriptional regulator gives MTDSTGRTVALSSDGQLWARLSALHARVGGAMQKVLQRRADIGFSEFLALVALANSELGELHMQELEDVTQLNQSSVSRLVLRLERTGLTERRHCERDRRRVYTGITPLGREVLAEALPVYEAALSDAFGHVTGDRELGPLLAKLRD, from the coding sequence ATGACGGACAGCACTGGACGCACGGTGGCCCTCTCCAGCGACGGACAGCTCTGGGCCCGGCTGTCCGCGCTGCACGCCCGGGTCGGCGGCGCCATGCAGAAGGTCCTGCAGCGGCGCGCCGACATCGGGTTCTCCGAGTTCCTCGCGCTCGTCGCGCTCGCCAACTCCGAGTTGGGCGAGCTGCACATGCAGGAACTGGAGGACGTCACGCAGCTCAACCAGAGTTCGGTCAGCCGGCTCGTCCTGCGCCTGGAACGGACGGGCCTGACCGAGCGCCGGCACTGCGAGCGGGACCGGCGGCGGGTCTACACGGGGATCACGCCGCTCGGGCGTGAAGTGCTGGCGGAAGCCCTCCCGGTGTACGAGGCGGCGTTGAGCGACGCGTTCGGGCACGTCACCGGCGACCGGGAGCTCGGGCCGCTGCTGGCCAAGCTGCGCGACTGA
- a CDS encoding DMT family transporter — MDNHKRAWTYVLIAAVFEVVFALGTNGSEGFTHLGWSITTVLAAAGGIFFLSLAVKTLDVGVGYTVWTGIGSVGTVVFGTIVFHESLSPLKVACFVLIIGGVVGLKLTSRTAPAR; from the coding sequence ATGGACAACCACAAGCGTGCCTGGACCTACGTGCTGATCGCGGCCGTCTTCGAGGTGGTGTTCGCCCTCGGGACCAACGGGTCCGAAGGCTTCACGCACCTCGGCTGGTCGATCACGACCGTGCTCGCGGCGGCGGGCGGGATCTTCTTCCTCAGCCTCGCCGTGAAGACGCTCGACGTCGGCGTCGGTTACACCGTCTGGACCGGGATCGGGTCGGTCGGCACGGTCGTCTTCGGGACCATCGTGTTCCACGAGTCGCTGTCGCCGCTGAAGGTCGCCTGCTTCGTCCTGATCATCGGCGGCGTGGTGGGGCTCAAGCTCACCTCGCGCACAGCACCGGCGCGCTAA
- a CDS encoding DMT family transporter, translating into MHWLHLAIATVFEIVFALGTRASKGFTRPLPSVVTLIAAAGGIFFLSLALRTLDVGVGYTIWTGIGSIGTVVFGVFLFKERLNLARALCFGVIILGVIGLRVAAGA; encoded by the coding sequence ATGCACTGGCTCCACCTCGCCATCGCCACCGTCTTCGAGATCGTCTTCGCCCTGGGCACACGAGCGTCGAAGGGGTTCACCCGCCCGCTGCCGTCCGTGGTGACGCTCATCGCCGCAGCCGGCGGGATCTTCTTCCTCAGCCTCGCCCTGCGAACGCTCGACGTCGGGGTCGGCTACACGATCTGGACCGGCATCGGGTCCATCGGCACGGTCGTGTTCGGCGTCTTCCTGTTCAAGGAGCGCCTCAACCTCGCTCGCGCCCTGTGCTTCGGCGTGATCATCCTCGGCGTCATCGGCCTCCGCGTCGCGGCCGGCGCCTGA
- a CDS encoding IclR family transcriptional regulator, with the protein MARESSGGVQSLQRAFDLLERLADAGGEASLSELATTSGLPLPTIHRLIRTLVTLGYVRQNSNRRYTLGSRLIRLGESASRQFGTWARPFLAALVDQVEETANLAVLDGDEVVYVAQVPSRHSMRMFTEVGRRLLPHGTGVGKAILSQLPRDEVRALLERTGLPAYTPNTITDAEELLASLDRIAEQGYALDESEQELGVRCIAVPLVGAPTLAAVSVSGPEGRLTKEAVERILPEVLEIAKRLSAQSALA; encoded by the coding sequence ATGGCACGGGAGTCCTCGGGCGGGGTCCAGTCCCTACAGCGTGCCTTCGACCTGCTCGAACGGCTCGCCGACGCGGGCGGCGAGGCGAGCCTGTCGGAGCTGGCGACGACGTCCGGCCTGCCGCTGCCGACCATCCACCGGTTGATCCGGACCCTGGTCACGCTGGGGTACGTGCGGCAGAACAGCAACCGCCGGTACACGCTGGGGTCCCGCCTGATCCGGCTGGGCGAGAGCGCGTCCCGGCAGTTCGGCACGTGGGCGCGGCCGTTCCTGGCGGCGTTGGTGGACCAGGTGGAGGAGACGGCGAACCTGGCCGTGCTCGACGGGGACGAGGTCGTGTACGTGGCACAGGTGCCGTCGCGGCACTCGATGCGCATGTTCACCGAGGTCGGGCGGAGGTTGCTGCCGCACGGGACCGGGGTGGGGAAGGCGATCTTGTCGCAGCTGCCGCGGGACGAGGTGCGGGCGCTGCTGGAGCGGACCGGGTTGCCGGCCTACACGCCGAACACGATCACGGACGCCGAGGAGTTGCTGGCTTCGCTGGACCGGATCGCGGAGCAGGGGTACGCGCTCGACGAGAGCGAGCAGGAGCTGGGTGTGCGGTGCATCGCCGTGCCGCTGGTGGGTGCACCGACGTTGGCGGCGGTGTCGGTGTCCGGGCCGGAGGGGCGGCTGACCAAGGAGGCGGTCGAGCGGATCCTGCCCGAGGTCCTGGAGATCGCGAAGCGCCTGTCCGCCCAGTCGGCCCTGGCCTGA
- the aceB gene encoding malate synthase A: MSGIRVLGGEVERGEQILTPDALEFVAGLHRAFAATRDDLIARRAERRPLGFLDETKHIRDADWRVAEAPEPLRDRRVEITGPTERKMTVNALNSGAKVWLADLEDANTPHWHNVVSGQVNLYDAARGTIDFQSPEGKYYSLKDGDHPTIVVRPRGWHLPERHIEVDGRPAVGALVDFGLHFFHNAALGRPYYYLPKMESHLEARLWNDVFTAAQAELGIPHGTVRATVLIETIPAAFQMEEILYELRDHASGLNAGRWDYLFSIIKYFRDAGADFVLPDRNSITMTAPFMRAYTELLVRTCHKRGAFAIGGMAAFIPNRRDPEVTEQALAKVRDDKTRESNDGFDGSWVAHPDLVPVCREIFDAKLGDKPNQLDNTRPEVSVTAEQLLDFKSAGGHATRAGLESAVDVGVRYLLSWLAGNGAAAIHNLMEDAATAEISRSQLWQWVHNGVVLDDGTPVTAELVRAVLADTKAKLDGEHLDLAVELFEQVALADDFVDFLTLPAYERI, encoded by the coding sequence ATGTCCGGTATCCGCGTGCTCGGTGGGGAAGTCGAGCGCGGCGAGCAGATCCTCACGCCGGACGCGCTGGAGTTCGTCGCGGGGCTGCACCGGGCCTTCGCCGCCACCCGGGACGACCTGATCGCCCGCCGTGCCGAGCGCCGGCCGTTGGGGTTCCTCGACGAGACCAAGCACATTCGGGACGCCGACTGGCGGGTCGCCGAGGCACCCGAGCCGTTGCGCGACCGCCGGGTCGAGATCACCGGGCCGACCGAGCGCAAGATGACCGTCAACGCGCTCAACTCCGGCGCCAAGGTCTGGCTCGCCGACCTGGAAGACGCCAACACCCCGCACTGGCACAACGTCGTCTCCGGCCAGGTCAACCTCTACGACGCCGCCCGCGGCACCATCGACTTCCAGTCGCCGGAAGGCAAGTACTACTCGCTCAAGGACGGCGACCACCCCACCATCGTCGTCCGCCCGCGCGGCTGGCACCTGCCCGAGCGGCACATCGAGGTCGACGGTAGGCCGGCGGTCGGCGCGCTGGTCGACTTCGGGCTGCACTTCTTCCACAACGCCGCCCTCGGCCGGCCGTACTACTACCTGCCGAAGATGGAGAGCCACCTCGAAGCCCGCCTGTGGAACGACGTCTTCACCGCCGCGCAGGCCGAACTGGGCATCCCGCACGGCACCGTCCGCGCCACCGTGCTGATCGAGACGATCCCCGCCGCGTTCCAGATGGAAGAGATCCTCTACGAACTGCGCGACCACGCGTCCGGTCTCAACGCGGGCCGTTGGGACTACCTGTTCAGCATCATCAAGTACTTCCGCGACGCCGGTGCGGACTTCGTGCTGCCCGACCGCAACAGCATCACCATGACCGCCCCCTTCATGCGCGCCTACACCGAACTGCTCGTCCGCACGTGCCACAAGCGCGGCGCGTTCGCGATCGGTGGCATGGCGGCGTTCATCCCGAACCGCCGCGACCCCGAGGTGACCGAGCAGGCCCTGGCGAAGGTCCGCGACGACAAGACCCGCGAGTCGAACGACGGGTTCGACGGCAGCTGGGTCGCCCACCCGGACCTGGTCCCGGTGTGCCGGGAGATCTTCGACGCGAAGTTGGGGGACAAGCCCAACCAGCTCGACAACACCCGCCCCGAAGTGTCGGTGACGGCCGAGCAACTGCTCGACTTCAAGTCCGCCGGCGGCCACGCCACCCGCGCCGGACTGGAGAGCGCCGTGGACGTCGGCGTCCGCTACCTGCTCTCGTGGCTGGCCGGCAACGGCGCGGCGGCGATCCACAACCTCATGGAGGACGCGGCCACCGCCGAGATCTCGCGGTCCCAGCTGTGGCAGTGGGTGCACAACGGGGTCGTGCTGGACGACGGCACGCCCGTCACCGCCGAGCTCGTGCGCGCGGTGCTGGCGGACACCAAGGCCAAGCTCGACGGCGAACACCTGGACCTCGCGGTGGAGCTGTTCGAGCAGGTGGCGCTGGCCGACGACTTCGTGGACTTCCTGACGCTGCCCGCGTACGAGCGGATCTGA